The genomic stretch GTAATGGCTTATAATCTTTCTTCCAATGTTCAGAAACACGAGCAGATCGCTTTGGCAGTGGGAGCAGCAAGGGGTAAGTCACCTGAGGAGACCGCCAAAAATGGCGTGGAGAAAGTCAAAGACCTGGTGAGGCTTTGCGAAATTCCTCAAAACCTCACTATACTGGGTGTCCAGAAGGAAGATGTCTCTGAATTGACCGGCTTGGCCATGAAAGTGACCCGCTTGCTTCAGAATAACCCCAGAGAGGTGACCTTCGCCGATGCCGAGGAGATTTACTGCCGCTTGTTTTAGACTGACATAACAGTATCAAGTACCAAGAACGTAACAAGGAATAGGATAGATTTAAGATGAAAGATTAAAGACCAAAGACAAAATGCTGTCCAAGATCTCAGGTCTCTAATCTCAAGTCTACAAATTAAGGAATATGGAAAGACCAATAATAGCCATCACCATGGGTGATCCCGCTGGTATAGGACCTGAGATTATTGTGAAAAGCTTTCGGGATGGAGGATTGCATGCCAAGTGCAAGCCATTGGTAGTGGGCGATGCTGCAACCATTGCCAGGATGGCCAAACAGCTAAATGCTCCATTGACCGTGAAGGCGATTCAGGAGGTTCACCAAGCCAAGTTTGACCCACAAGTGATCGAGGTTGTGGACTTGAATAATGTAGCATTGGACCAACTGGAGATTGGTAAGGTGAGTGCAATGTCCGGTGAAGCGGCTTTCCAAGCGGTGAAAAAGACCATTGAACTGGCATTAAGTGATGAAGTTGATGCGACAGTTACCAGCCCGATCAACAAAGAATCCATTAATTTAGCAGGGCACCATTATGCGGGTCATACAGAGATATACGCAGAGTTTACCGGCACGGAGAAATTTGCGATGTTGCTCGTGGAGCAAAACCTCCGGGTAATCCATGTGACCACCCATGTGCCTTTGAGGCAAGCATGTGACCTGGTGAAGAAAGGCAGGGTGCTGGACGTAATCCGATTGTTACACAATGCCTGCGTGCAGTTTGGGATCGAAAAGCCGCGTATTGGCGTGGCAGGCCTTAACCCGCATGCGGGTGATGGAGGACTGTTTGGTACAGAGGATGACGAAGAAATTTTACCTGCTGTACGGACGGCACAAGCAGAAGGATATGTCGCCGAGGGGCCAGTTCCTCCGGATACCTTATTTGCCAAAGCCGTTCAAGGATATTACGATGGCTGTGTAGCCATGTATCATGATCAGGGACATATCCCTTTCAAGATGGTAGGCTTCAAATGGAACAATGAAACCAAGACGATGGAAAGTGTAAAAGGGGTAAACATCACCCTTGGCTTACCGATTATCCGTACTTCTGTGGATCATGGTACTGCCTTCGAAATTGCCGGGCGGGGAATTGCCTCAGAGGATGCGTTGAACTTAGCGATTGATTATGCCATTCCGATGGCCCAAAACAGAAAAAAACATGATAGCAGTTATAGCCGATGATATTACCGGGGCAGCAGAGATTGCCGGAGTATGCCTGAGATGGGGCATTCCTGTTTCTTTTTCCCTGGACGCCAGTCCTGCCAGTGGAGCTGAAGTGATGGTTATTGCCACGGATACCCGTTCGATGGCAGAAGCGAACGCCCTCAAGGAAACCGACAGGATAGCCTCCGAGCTATTGGATATGGGCATTACGTGGATTTTTAAAAAATCAGACTCCGCAATGCGGGGTCATGTAGCTTCAGAGCTTAAGGTGCTGGCCAATAAGTTGAACAAAAAGAAGATGCTGCTGGTACCGGCAAATCCCTATACGGGCAGGAGCATCAGCGATGGGATTTATTATGTAAAGGGAAGGCCGCTGAACGAAACCAGTTTTAAGGATGATCCTACCTTTCCGGCTTTTTCTGCGAATGTGAAAGACTTGCTGAGGGAAGACGAACTGCCCGTGGCCTATGGCAAATTTTCGGAAGAAGAAGACCTTCAAGGAGGATTCAATATCCCTGATTCCCAAACCATGCAGGATCTCTATGCCTGGGCCAGCCTGATGGATGGTACCGTTTTGCCGGCAGGGAGCGCAGCGTTTTTTGAAATGTGCCTGAAGCGAAATTTCCCTGAATGGATGCGCGGTCAGGAACCCGATCCGCTTTCTTTTGTGGGTAACAGCTTGATGATCGCCGGAAGTAGCCACCAAAATAGCAAGGACTTTGTGGAGAAGGCCGTGGAAAAAGGAGTTCACCTGAGTGAAATGCCCGAATTGCTGATGGAAGAGAAATACAATCCTGCCGGTACAGAGGCTTGGGTGCATGATGTAGGACAGGGGCTCATGGAAGGGGACCGGGTGATCATGGCTTATGGCAAGAAGAAAGTGAGCTTTAAAAATTATCCTGCCATTCTGAAGAAGCGTACCGCACAGGCAGTGTCCAGAGTGATCGAAGAAGTGCCTGTACGAGAACTGTTGTTAGAAGGTGGGGCTACGACCTGCGCAGTGATCGAAGAACTGTCCCTTGGAGCCCTGATTCCCATGCAAGAACTTAGCCCCGGAGTGGTGCGCCTAAAAGCCGTCGATCATGACATGGTGCTGACCATCAAGCCAGGCAGCTATGCGTGGCCGGAGGCAGTTTATAGATATTTTGAGTTGGAAAAGCCAATGGTGTGATGGGTGCAGTAAGATGGGGTTCTTTTGACATAAATAAAAAGAA from Echinicola soli encodes the following:
- the pdxA gene encoding 4-hydroxythreonine-4-phosphate dehydrogenase PdxA, which gives rise to MERPIIAITMGDPAGIGPEIIVKSFRDGGLHAKCKPLVVGDAATIARMAKQLNAPLTVKAIQEVHQAKFDPQVIEVVDLNNVALDQLEIGKVSAMSGEAAFQAVKKTIELALSDEVDATVTSPINKESINLAGHHYAGHTEIYAEFTGTEKFAMLLVEQNLRVIHVTTHVPLRQACDLVKKGRVLDVIRLLHNACVQFGIEKPRIGVAGLNPHAGDGGLFGTEDDEEILPAVRTAQAEGYVAEGPVPPDTLFAKAVQGYYDGCVAMYHDQGHIPFKMVGFKWNNETKTMESVKGVNITLGLPIIRTSVDHGTAFEIAGRGIASEDALNLAIDYAIPMAQNRKKHDSSYSR
- a CDS encoding four-carbon acid sugar kinase family protein, with product MIAVIADDITGAAEIAGVCLRWGIPVSFSLDASPASGAEVMVIATDTRSMAEANALKETDRIASELLDMGITWIFKKSDSAMRGHVASELKVLANKLNKKKMLLVPANPYTGRSISDGIYYVKGRPLNETSFKDDPTFPAFSANVKDLLREDELPVAYGKFSEEEDLQGGFNIPDSQTMQDLYAWASLMDGTVLPAGSAAFFEMCLKRNFPEWMRGQEPDPLSFVGNSLMIAGSSHQNSKDFVEKAVEKGVHLSEMPELLMEEKYNPAGTEAWVHDVGQGLMEGDRVIMAYGKKKVSFKNYPAILKKRTAQAVSRVIEEVPVRELLLEGGATTCAVIEELSLGALIPMQELSPGVVRLKAVDHDMVLTIKPGSYAWPEAVYRYFELEKPMV